CCGTCGATGGTCAAACACGCCCGCCGCGCGCTGGGCGAAGACACGGCGGTGCGCATCGCGTCGGTCGCGACGGCGTTTCCCAGCGGCCAGGCGCCGTTGAAAACCCGCCTCGCCGAAGTGCGCGCGGCTGTCGAGGACGGTGCGGACGAGATCGACATGGTGATCAACCGCGGGGCGTTTCTCGCGGGCGATTTTCAGCTCGTGCAGGACGAAATCGCGGCGGTCGTCGAGGCCTGCGGCGAGGCGACGCTCAAGGTCATCCTCGAGGTTAGCGAACTCGAGACCTACGACAACATCCGTGCGGCGTCCTTCATCGCGATGCGCGCGATCCGGCCGAACGACTTCATCAAAACCAGCACCGGCAAGACCTCGCTCAACGCCACGCTCGGCAACAACCAGGTGATGATCGAGGCGATCCGCGACTACTACCTCGACACCGGCATCCCCATCGCGATGAAGCCCGCCGGCGGC
This portion of the Opitutia bacterium genome encodes:
- the deoC gene encoding deoxyribose-phosphate aldolase, whose protein sequence is MSLSGNAAFRRLFNEIGTVDQVGIEERVAKYGTRSIKKASKVKGLKLAASMVDLTTLEGKDTPGKVASLCQKALHPHEGLDCPQVAAVCVYPSMVKHARRALGEDTAVRIASVATAFPSGQAPLKTRLAEVRAAVEDGADEIDMVINRGAFLAGDFQLVQDEIAAVVEACGEATLKVILEVSELETYDNIRAASFIAMRAIRPNDFIKTSTGKTSLNATLGNNQVMIEAIRDYYLDTGIPIAMKPAGGIRTAKQALTFLIAVKETLGDEWLNNTRYRFGASSLLNDLLRQLEKEKTGAYQAPYYFSEASESY